The Kitasatospora setae KM-6054 genome contains a region encoding:
- a CDS encoding TauD/TfdA family dioxygenase — protein MAIASPDARTLAVPAEAIHTFGPEAQREIAARVAELTAATAGRRIDDLTDAEVGLDRMPRFRAEIEATREIIDTRVHFIVYDRVEGVDSLRGQALYAWLLGSALGRPMVQNHQGWRFIEVYDRGNQGTVEQGARYHQTKQGAHMHNDAVNDPEPIDYLLLSCGQSAYLGGESILVDARSVHETLKAYPEVLDVLTGDFWFEKRGMTTAEDGFFRSPVISYSPGGEALVRYFRTYMEGAHEKLGVPMDDRQRAALDFFDAVLDQSGVQYRIRLERGQTLVSADDRFLHSRTAFVDRYEPREIDLDTDRPDRVNRYMFRMWSRK, from the coding sequence ATGGCAATAGCGTCCCCGGACGCCCGCACGCTCGCCGTCCCCGCCGAGGCGATCCACACCTTCGGCCCCGAGGCCCAGCGCGAGATCGCCGCCCGCGTCGCCGAACTGACCGCCGCCACGGCCGGCCGCCGGATCGACGACCTCACCGACGCGGAGGTCGGCCTCGACCGGATGCCCCGGTTCCGCGCCGAGATCGAGGCCACCCGCGAGATCATCGACACCCGGGTCCACTTCATCGTCTACGACCGGGTCGAGGGCGTGGACAGCCTCCGCGGCCAGGCCCTCTACGCCTGGCTGCTGGGCAGCGCGCTCGGCCGCCCGATGGTGCAGAACCACCAGGGCTGGCGGTTCATCGAGGTCTACGACCGGGGCAACCAGGGGACCGTCGAGCAGGGCGCCCGGTACCACCAGACCAAGCAGGGCGCGCACATGCACAACGACGCCGTCAACGACCCCGAGCCGATCGACTACCTGCTGCTCTCCTGCGGCCAGAGCGCCTACCTGGGCGGCGAGTCCATCCTGGTGGACGCCCGCTCGGTGCACGAGACGCTCAAGGCGTACCCGGAGGTCCTGGACGTCCTGACCGGGGACTTCTGGTTCGAGAAGCGCGGCATGACCACCGCCGAGGACGGCTTCTTCCGCTCCCCGGTGATCAGCTACAGCCCCGGGGGCGAGGCCCTGGTCCGCTACTTCCGCACCTACATGGAGGGCGCCCACGAGAAGCTCGGCGTCCCCATGGACGACCGCCAGCGGGCCGCCCTCGACTTCTTCGACGCGGTGCTCGACCAGTCCGGCGTGCAGTACCGGATCCGGCTGGAGCGCGGCCAGACCCTGGTCTCCGCCGACGACCGCTTCCTGCACTCCAGGACCGCCTTCGTCGACCGGTACGAGCCGCGCGAGATCGACCTCGACACCGACCGGCCCGACCGGGTCAACCGGTACATGTTCCGGATGTGGTCCCGGAAGTGA
- a CDS encoding pyridoxamine 5'-phosphate oxidase family protein produces MTSGPYREIATEDELRELIAPPNPVVHRKSADRFGPLERAWIARSPFCVLATSGADGDCDVSPRGDPPGFAHVLGDRLLALPDRPGNRRADSWRNLLGNPRVALLFVVPGRGDTLRVNGRGRLVTDAPFLADLAHRGHVPTLALLVEPEEVYFHCAKSFLRARLWEPDSWDPDAVPSRARIAGATEWTDTPLAELEERYGPGYARQLYGTPSPTDPSP; encoded by the coding sequence GTGACCTCCGGACCGTACCGGGAGATCGCCACCGAGGACGAGCTGCGCGAGCTGATCGCCCCGCCCAACCCGGTGGTCCACCGCAAGAGCGCCGACCGCTTCGGCCCGCTGGAACGCGCCTGGATCGCCCGGTCCCCGTTCTGCGTGCTGGCCACCTCCGGGGCCGACGGCGACTGCGACGTCTCCCCGCGCGGCGACCCGCCCGGCTTCGCGCACGTCCTCGGCGACCGGCTGCTCGCCCTCCCGGACCGGCCCGGCAACCGGCGCGCCGACAGCTGGCGCAACCTGCTCGGCAACCCGCGGGTCGCGCTGCTGTTCGTCGTCCCCGGCCGCGGCGACACCCTGCGGGTCAACGGCCGCGGCCGCCTGGTCACCGACGCCCCCTTCCTCGCCGACCTCGCCCACCGCGGCCACGTCCCGACCCTGGCCCTGCTGGTCGAACCCGAGGAGGTCTACTTCCACTGCGCCAAGTCCTTCCTGCGCGCCCGGCTCTGGGAACCCGACAGCTGGGACCCGGACGCCGTCCCCTCCCGGGCCCGGATCGCCGGCGCCACCGAGTGGACCGACACCCCCCTCGCCGAACTCGAAGAACGCTACGGCCCGGGCTACGCCCGGCAGCTCTACGGCACCCCGTCCCCGACCGACCCGTCCCCCTGA
- a CDS encoding thiamine pyrophosphate-binding protein — translation MSGTALDTRAARALLTGLVDHGFTLATGVPCSLLAGAFTLLEDTGSDPDLAGLRYVPAPREDSAIGIASGAAVAGERAVVLMQNSGLGYSLNVLTSFNLIYDVPVLLVVSWRGHDGNDAVEHDVIGAELLNLLDLFALPHTVLDHADVAGSVTAVLAQMEQHGRCSVLVVREGI, via the coding sequence ATGTCCGGCACCGCCCTCGACACCCGCGCCGCCCGCGCCCTGCTGACCGGCCTGGTCGACCACGGTTTCACCCTCGCCACCGGCGTCCCCTGCAGCCTGCTCGCCGGCGCCTTCACCCTGCTCGAAGACACCGGCTCCGACCCGGACCTGGCCGGCCTGCGCTACGTCCCCGCCCCGCGCGAGGACAGCGCCATCGGCATCGCCTCCGGGGCCGCGGTGGCCGGCGAGCGCGCCGTGGTGCTGATGCAGAACTCCGGCCTCGGCTACTCCCTCAACGTGCTGACCTCGTTCAACCTGATCTACGACGTCCCCGTGCTCCTGGTGGTCAGCTGGCGCGGACACGACGGCAACGACGCCGTCGAGCACGACGTGATCGGCGCCGAACTGCTCAACCTGCTCGACCTGTTCGCACTCCCGCACACCGTCCTCGACCACGCCGACGTGGCCGGCTCGGTGACCGCGGTCCTCGCCCAGATGGAACAGCACGGCCGCTGCTCCGTCCTCGTCGTCCGGGAAGGCATCTGA
- a CDS encoding thiamine pyrophosphate-dependent enzyme produces the protein MSQLTLSEIALELLRRHPDAVIVSTCGFTSRELFNAADRPENFYLVGSMGMAAPIALGIALARPGRTVIALDGDGSLLMNLNVLPLLAAAGADLLHVVADNGMHESTGGQRTVQQADFTALARAAGYPHTVLVTDADELRAARLGPGLTLLHVLTGPRTAGAGRRVTHTPQELVSRVRTALAAPAPTTPTTPAAPARGTVLAGAAA, from the coding sequence ATGTCCCAGCTCACGCTCTCCGAGATCGCCCTCGAACTGCTCCGCCGGCACCCCGACGCGGTGATCGTCTCCACCTGCGGCTTCACCAGCCGCGAACTCTTCAACGCCGCCGACCGGCCGGAGAACTTCTACCTGGTCGGCTCGATGGGCATGGCCGCGCCGATCGCGCTCGGCATCGCCCTCGCCCGGCCCGGCCGCACCGTCATCGCGCTCGACGGCGACGGCTCGCTGCTGATGAACCTCAACGTGCTCCCGCTGCTCGCCGCCGCCGGCGCCGACCTGCTGCACGTGGTCGCCGACAACGGGATGCACGAGAGCACCGGCGGCCAGCGCACCGTCCAGCAGGCCGACTTCACCGCGCTGGCCCGGGCCGCCGGGTACCCCCACACCGTCCTGGTCACCGACGCCGACGAACTGCGCGCCGCCCGGCTCGGCCCCGGACTCACCCTGCTGCACGTCCTGACCGGCCCGCGCACCGCCGGCGCCGGCCGCCGGGTCACCCACACCCCGCAGGAACTGGTCAGCCGGGTCCGCACCGCCCTCGCCGCGCCCGCCCCCACCACGCCCACCACTCCCGCCGCGCCCGCCCGCGGCACCGTCCTCGCCGGAGCCGCCGCGTGA
- the sbnB gene encoding 2,3-diaminopropionate biosynthesis protein SbnB, with protein MNAAPAFSVIPGRQVHQVLAGRESEVVDVVERAYRLHGDGRTVNPDSYFLRFPDRPSSRIIALPASVGGEVDVHGIKWIAGFPENVADGLPRASAVLILNDTRTGYPFACLESSIISAARTAGSAALAADRLSRARGVRPARIGFVGTGLIARYLFDHLAAIGFDTTRVGVHDSVPAHAEGFRDYLAAAGATAELHSTTESLVRSSDLLVIATVAPAPHLTDPAWFDHHPLVLNISLRDLGPDVILGAYNVLDDVDHCLKAGTSPHLAEQRAGHRDFVDGTLYDHLAGDRAVPADRTVVFSPFGLGVLDLALAKHVHDRLAATGQLEDVPGFFHDLQRHEAPPTAG; from the coding sequence GTGAACGCCGCCCCCGCCTTCTCGGTCATCCCCGGCCGCCAGGTCCACCAGGTGCTGGCCGGACGGGAGTCGGAGGTCGTCGACGTCGTCGAGCGCGCCTACCGCCTGCACGGCGACGGACGCACCGTCAACCCCGACTCCTACTTCCTGCGCTTCCCCGACCGGCCGTCCTCCCGGATCATCGCGCTGCCCGCCTCGGTCGGCGGCGAGGTCGACGTGCACGGCATCAAGTGGATCGCCGGCTTCCCGGAGAACGTCGCCGACGGACTGCCCCGCGCCTCCGCGGTGCTCATCCTCAACGACACCAGGACCGGCTACCCCTTCGCCTGCCTGGAGAGCTCCATCATCAGCGCGGCCCGCACCGCCGGCTCCGCCGCGCTGGCCGCCGACCGGCTCAGCCGCGCCCGCGGCGTACGGCCGGCCCGGATCGGCTTCGTCGGCACCGGCCTGATCGCCCGCTACCTCTTCGACCACCTCGCCGCCATCGGCTTCGACACCACCCGGGTCGGCGTCCACGACAGCGTCCCCGCCCACGCCGAGGGCTTCCGCGACTACCTCGCCGCGGCCGGCGCCACCGCCGAACTGCACTCCACCACCGAGTCCCTGGTCCGCTCCAGCGACCTGCTGGTGATCGCCACGGTGGCCCCCGCCCCGCACCTCACCGACCCCGCCTGGTTCGACCACCACCCGCTGGTGCTCAACATCTCGCTGCGCGACCTCGGGCCCGACGTCATCCTCGGCGCCTACAACGTGCTCGACGACGTCGACCACTGCCTCAAGGCCGGCACCTCCCCGCACCTCGCCGAACAGCGGGCCGGGCACCGCGACTTCGTCGACGGCACGCTCTACGACCACCTCGCCGGGGACCGCGCCGTCCCCGCGGACCGGACCGTGGTCTTCTCCCCGTTCGGCCTCGGCGTGCTCGACCTCGCGCTGGCCAAGCACGTCCACGACCGACTCGCCGCCACCGGACAACTGGAGGACGTCCCCGGGTTCTTCCACGACCTGCAGCGGCACGAGGCCCCGCCGACCGCCGGATGA
- a CDS encoding EamA family transporter, translated as MTPPQAALPGLPVAVVLAAGLLHAAWNTLAKAARDRDAGLTLISVTKTALCLPLLLLLTPPAAASWPYLAASAAVHAAYMAQLSRAYRLGDFGQVYPVARGVAPVGVAAVAVLLLGEHFGPWRLGGLLAVCGGLAALSLNGVPGGRAIGGPAVRAALATGGWIAAYTLIDAVGVRRSGDAFGYTAWMAALEGVLVALLMPRLRRRPLADLLRPERLRSTAGGLVATLSYGAVLWAQTRAPAAEVAALRETGIIWAALIGAALFGEPLGRRRLCAGAVVVAGVVLLGATH; from the coding sequence ATGACGCCCCCGCAGGCCGCCCTCCCGGGCCTCCCGGTCGCCGTGGTCCTCGCCGCCGGGCTGCTGCACGCCGCCTGGAACACCCTGGCCAAGGCCGCCCGCGACCGGGACGCCGGGCTCACCCTGATCAGCGTCACCAAGACCGCGCTCTGCCTGCCGCTGCTGCTCCTGCTCACCCCGCCCGCCGCGGCGAGCTGGCCCTACCTGGCCGCCTCCGCGGCGGTGCACGCCGCCTACATGGCCCAACTCTCCCGCGCCTACCGGCTCGGCGACTTCGGCCAGGTCTACCCGGTCGCCCGCGGCGTCGCCCCGGTCGGCGTCGCGGCGGTCGCCGTCCTGCTCCTCGGCGAGCACTTCGGCCCCTGGCGGCTGGGCGGACTGCTCGCCGTCTGCGGCGGACTCGCCGCCCTCTCCCTGAACGGCGTCCCGGGCGGGCGCGCGATCGGCGGCCCGGCCGTCCGGGCCGCCCTCGCCACCGGCGGGTGGATCGCCGCCTACACCCTGATCGACGCCGTCGGGGTCCGGCGCTCCGGCGACGCCTTCGGCTACACCGCCTGGATGGCCGCCCTGGAGGGCGTCCTGGTCGCCCTGCTGATGCCCCGGCTGCGCCGCCGCCCGCTGGCCGACCTGCTGCGGCCCGAACGCCTGCGCTCCACCGCCGGCGGCCTGGTCGCCACCCTCTCCTACGGCGCCGTCCTCTGGGCCCAGACCCGCGCCCCCGCCGCCGAGGTCGCCGCCCTCCGCGAGACCGGCATCATCTGGGCCGCCCTGATCGGCGCCGCGCTCTTCGGCGAACCCCTCGGCCGCCGCCGGCTCTGCGCCGGAGCCGTCGTCGTGGCCGGCGTCGTCCTGCTCGGCGCCACCCACTGA